The Rhizobium sp. BT03 genome has a window encoding:
- a CDS encoding monooxygenase, which translates to MGTVSQFQVKVRPPAHRIESEEEAISTARSLAAAFRHQASERDINRVLPFAELDALSVSGLTAVTVPPDHQGLDVSNALLAEIVAIIAEGDASIGEALENHFCVLETLRTQATEDLQASLFARVLLGDRFAGATFADGAELTAEGPGCRLSGRTRQAPGILFADWIAAAATAPPSRLVTLYLARNDGGLQVVDDWDGFGQRTNGAATAIVGTLHVNADAMAPAPSSDVSTGTSLGLLLKASVSLGIARAAWSDLMAAIGDRDTAVLARIGERAIRIEATAAALERAGRKLDIAQVNPAEAAMAEAHFSASAAAILAGETALDTANALFELAGETSAGIGLNLDRHWRNARIHALSLPREKLVRAAGEYQSKPGDA; encoded by the coding sequence ATGGGAACGGTATCGCAGTTTCAGGTCAAAGTGAGGCCTCCTGCGCATCGCATCGAAAGTGAAGAGGAGGCGATATCCACCGCCCGCAGCCTCGCCGCCGCCTTCCGGCATCAGGCGAGCGAACGCGATATCAACCGCGTGCTGCCCTTTGCCGAACTCGACGCGCTGTCGGTTTCGGGACTGACGGCAGTCACTGTTCCGCCCGACCATCAAGGGCTCGACGTGTCGAACGCGCTGCTCGCTGAAATCGTCGCAATCATTGCCGAAGGCGATGCCTCGATCGGCGAGGCGCTGGAAAACCATTTTTGCGTGCTGGAAACGCTGCGCACCCAGGCAACTGAGGATCTGCAGGCATCGCTGTTTGCCCGTGTGCTGCTCGGTGACCGCTTTGCCGGCGCCACCTTCGCCGACGGGGCCGAGCTTACGGCCGAAGGCCCGGGCTGCCGACTGAGCGGGCGAACACGGCAAGCGCCCGGCATTTTATTTGCCGACTGGATCGCGGCTGCCGCCACCGCTCCACCCAGCCGCCTTGTGACGCTCTACCTCGCACGCAATGACGGAGGCCTGCAGGTGGTCGACGATTGGGACGGCTTCGGCCAGCGCACCAATGGCGCGGCGACGGCGATCGTCGGCACGCTTCACGTCAATGCCGATGCGATGGCGCCTGCCCCCTCCTCCGACGTTTCGACCGGCACCTCGCTCGGCCTGCTGCTCAAGGCAAGTGTCAGCCTGGGTATCGCCCGGGCCGCATGGAGCGATCTGATGGCGGCCATTGGCGATCGCGATACGGCGGTCCTTGCCCGGATCGGCGAACGCGCCATCCGCATCGAAGCGACCGCGGCAGCCTTGGAACGGGCTGGCCGCAAACTCGACATTGCCCAGGTCAATCCCGCAGAGGCGGCGATGGCGGAGGCACATTTCTCCGCCTCGGCGGCCGCGATCCTTGCCGGAGAAACGGCACTCGACACCGCAAACGCGCTGTTCGAACTGGCAGGGGAAACATCGGCCGGCATCGGACTCAATCTCGACCGGCATTGGCGCAATGCCCGCATTCATGCGCTGTCGCTACCGCGCGAGAAACTGGTGCGTGCCGCAGGCGAATATCAGTCGAAGCCCGGCGACGCCTAA
- a CDS encoding Rrf2 family transcriptional regulator — MLTKKGKYGLKALVDLARLAPGETAFINDIAARNNIPKKFLDTILLELRNVGILRSKKGPGGGYSLSRPASEIRIGHVIRTLDGPLAPIRCASRTAYEACDDCADPETCQVRRSMTDVRDAIAAILDNMSLEQFVATGGRIDGTKEALPISAAS, encoded by the coding sequence ATGCTGACGAAAAAGGGAAAATATGGGCTGAAGGCGCTGGTGGATCTGGCGCGGCTGGCGCCGGGTGAGACCGCCTTCATCAATGACATCGCCGCCCGCAACAATATCCCGAAGAAGTTTCTCGATACCATCCTGCTCGAACTGCGCAATGTCGGCATCCTGCGCTCGAAAAAGGGGCCGGGCGGCGGCTATTCCCTGTCGCGGCCGGCCTCCGAAATCCGCATCGGCCACGTCATCCGCACGCTCGATGGGCCCTTAGCGCCGATCCGCTGTGCCAGCCGCACGGCTTACGAGGCCTGCGACGACTGCGCCGATCCGGAAACCTGTCAGGTGCGGCGCTCGATGACCGATGTTCGTGACGCGATCGCCGCCATTCTCGACAATATGAGCCTCGAGCAATTCGTCGCCACCGGCGGCCGCATCGACGGCACCAAGGAAGCATTGCCGATCTCCGCCGCCAGCTGA
- a CDS encoding ABC transporter permease subunit, giving the protein MIERTPIFNFICYTILALGMVIALLPFVIVIIASTLDLETVNRVPLPLTPGSHFWENAQAAWTRADLGNKLIHSIIFATAVGAGKVILSAMAAFSIVYFRFRGRHLIFWIIFITLMLPLEVRIVPTYSIAANALQPFQTILDITGITALVAWVSGIQIKLEWGLLNSYTGLVAPLVATATGTFLYRQFYLTVPDELAEATKMDGAGAVRFFIDILLPLSRSNMIALFTIMFVWAWNQYLWPLLVTTDPNIGIAVTQLKTLIPSEFGLPDWNVAMAGTLIIMSPPLLLVILMQRWFVRGLISTEK; this is encoded by the coding sequence ATGATCGAACGCACGCCGATATTCAACTTCATCTGCTATACCATTCTCGCGCTCGGCATGGTGATCGCGCTTCTGCCATTCGTCATCGTCATCATCGCATCGACGCTCGATCTGGAGACGGTCAATCGCGTGCCGCTGCCGCTGACCCCGGGTTCGCATTTCTGGGAAAATGCGCAGGCTGCCTGGACCCGCGCCGATCTCGGCAACAAGTTGATCCACAGCATCATCTTCGCCACTGCGGTCGGCGCCGGCAAGGTCATCCTTTCGGCCATGGCCGCCTTCTCGATCGTCTACTTCCGCTTCCGCGGCCGGCACCTGATCTTCTGGATCATCTTCATCACGCTGATGCTGCCGCTGGAAGTGCGCATCGTGCCGACCTATTCGATTGCCGCCAACGCGCTGCAGCCTTTCCAGACGATCCTCGATATCACCGGAATCACCGCGCTGGTCGCCTGGGTGTCCGGCATTCAGATCAAGCTCGAATGGGGCCTTTTGAATTCCTATACCGGCCTCGTGGCGCCGCTCGTCGCCACCGCGACCGGCACCTTCCTTTACCGCCAGTTCTACCTGACGGTTCCGGACGAGCTTGCCGAGGCGACGAAGATGGATGGCGCCGGCGCCGTCCGCTTCTTCATCGACATCCTGCTGCCGCTGTCGCGCTCGAACATGATCGCGCTGTTCACCATCATGTTCGTCTGGGCCTGGAACCAGTATCTCTGGCCGCTGCTCGTCACCACCGATCCGAATATCGGAATTGCGGTGACCCAGCTCAAGACCCTCATCCCGTCCGAATTCGGCCTGCCGGACTGGAACGTCGCCATGGCCGGTACACTTATCATCATGTCGCCGCCGTTGCTGCTCGTCATCCTGATGCAGCGCTGGTTCGTGCGCGGCCTTATCTCCACCGAGAAGTGA
- a CDS encoding TIM barrel protein: MRRYSACIEWLFAEEGDSFPDRIRRAHAGGLTAIEFWRWTDKDLDAMEAALDETGLAVTSLVAEPMIALTDAGNRQAWLLGLAQSVAAAKRLGAPVLIAQAGNDLPGVSREEQRRALTEMLKAGADILAGSGVRLGVEPLNIRIDHVGYFLDSTREGLDIIDEVARPEIGIVYDIYHSAVMDERTEEVLDGRLDRVFHVHVADHPGRNEPGSGGIDLAHRLSWIFANGYDGAVGLEYRPTRSGADAVRAAIASLGG, from the coding sequence ATGCGACGTTATTCAGCCTGCATAGAGTGGCTGTTTGCCGAAGAGGGCGACAGCTTTCCCGATCGCATCCGCCGCGCTCATGCGGGCGGCCTGACGGCGATCGAATTCTGGCGCTGGACCGACAAGGATCTGGACGCGATGGAGGCAGCACTTGATGAAACCGGTCTTGCCGTTACCAGCCTCGTCGCCGAGCCGATGATCGCGCTGACCGATGCCGGCAACCGGCAGGCCTGGCTGCTAGGTTTGGCCCAGTCTGTCGCCGCGGCAAAGCGTCTCGGCGCGCCGGTGCTGATTGCCCAGGCCGGCAACGATCTTCCGGGCGTGAGCCGCGAAGAGCAGCGCCGGGCGCTCACCGAAATGCTGAAGGCCGGTGCTGATATTCTTGCAGGCAGCGGTGTGCGCCTCGGCGTCGAGCCGCTCAACATCCGCATCGACCATGTCGGCTATTTCCTCGATTCGACCCGCGAGGGCCTCGACATCATCGATGAGGTCGCCCGTCCCGAGATCGGCATCGTCTACGACATCTACCATTCCGCCGTGATGGACGAACGCACTGAAGAGGTGCTCGACGGCCGTCTCGACCGTGTTTTCCATGTTCATGTCGCCGATCATCCCGGCCGCAACGAACCGGGCTCCGGCGGCATCGACCTTGCCCACCGCCTCAGCTGGATCTTCGCCAACGGCTATGACGGCGCCGTCGGCCTGGAATACCGGCCAACCAGATCCGGCGCCGACGCGGTCAGGGCGGCGATCGCCTCGCTCGGCGGCTAG
- a CDS encoding cupin domain-containing protein — protein sequence MSDDHEHSHIDWREHGVKVIPGNSLDPSTAQTPGMNRATAINNARAGAEKIWAGTVTIHANAKTGAHHHGDLESIIYVVKGKARMRWGEHLEFTAEAGPGDFIYVPPYVPHQEINASRDETLECVLVRSGQEPVVVNLDIEPVEKPENVPWIDPIHR from the coding sequence ATGAGCGACGACCACGAGCATTCTCACATCGATTGGCGGGAACATGGCGTCAAGGTCATTCCCGGCAATTCGCTCGATCCCAGCACCGCGCAGACGCCGGGCATGAACCGCGCCACCGCCATCAACAATGCGCGCGCCGGCGCCGAGAAGATCTGGGCCGGCACCGTGACGATACATGCCAACGCCAAGACCGGCGCGCATCATCACGGCGATCTCGAAAGCATCATCTACGTCGTCAAAGGCAAGGCCCGCATGCGCTGGGGCGAGCATCTGGAATTTACCGCCGAGGCCGGCCCCGGCGACTTCATCTATGTCCCGCCCTATGTGCCGCACCAGGAAATCAATGCCAGCCGCGACGAGACGCTGGAATGCGTGCTCGTCCGCTCAGGCCAGGAACCTGTTGTCGTCAATCTCGATATCGAACCGGTGGAAAAGCCGGAAAACGTGCCCTGGATCGACCCGATCCATCGCTGA
- a CDS encoding sn-glycerol-3-phosphate import ATP-binding protein UgpC, with the protein MAPISIRDVKKSYGKQPVVHGVDLEIQSGEFIVILGPSGCGKSTLLRMIAGLEEISGGDIAIDGRVVNQLEPRERGCAMVFQNYALYPHMTVAENIGYALKVAGVAKAERSRRVAEVAKALSLEPFLDRRPAALSGGQRQRVAMGRAMIREPKVFLFDEPLSNLDAKLRIAMRAEIRRLHRRLGATSIFVTHDQTEAMTLADRLVVMNGGRVEQVGTPEEVYHHPVSRFVAGFVGTPAMNLLEGTINDEGVFVYDQSRKVALPHERAASLKGKRVVLGMRAEAARLVAPDAPGALVATADFIEELGASRVVHADFDGLPFAVALTEAVTVKSGDPIGIAIDHNAIHLYAADTGRIIENPEMSGADTVHA; encoded by the coding sequence GTGGCACCGATCTCAATCCGTGATGTGAAGAAAAGCTACGGCAAGCAACCCGTCGTTCACGGCGTCGACCTGGAGATTCAGTCCGGCGAATTCATCGTCATCCTCGGTCCGTCCGGCTGCGGCAAGTCCACGCTGCTGCGCATGATCGCCGGCCTCGAGGAAATCAGCGGCGGCGACATTGCCATCGACGGGCGCGTCGTCAACCAGCTGGAGCCGCGCGAGCGCGGCTGCGCCATGGTGTTCCAGAACTATGCGCTCTATCCGCACATGACGGTCGCGGAGAATATCGGTTATGCCTTGAAGGTGGCCGGTGTGGCGAAGGCCGAGCGCAGCCGCCGCGTCGCCGAGGTTGCCAAGGCGCTCAGCCTCGAACCCTTCCTCGACCGCCGGCCGGCCGCTCTTTCCGGCGGCCAGCGCCAGCGCGTCGCCATGGGGCGCGCGATGATCCGCGAACCGAAGGTGTTCCTCTTCGACGAGCCGCTGTCGAACCTCGACGCCAAGCTGCGCATCGCCATGCGCGCCGAAATCCGCCGCCTGCATCGCCGTCTCGGCGCCACCTCGATCTTCGTCACCCATGATCAGACCGAGGCGATGACGCTGGCCGACCGGCTGGTGGTGATGAACGGCGGTAGGGTCGAGCAGGTCGGCACGCCGGAGGAGGTCTATCATCATCCGGTGTCGCGTTTCGTCGCCGGCTTCGTCGGCACGCCGGCGATGAACCTGCTCGAAGGCACGATCAACGATGAAGGCGTGTTCGTCTACGACCAGAGCCGCAAGGTCGCGCTGCCGCACGAACGCGCCGCATCGCTGAAAGGCAAACGCGTCGTGCTCGGCATGCGCGCCGAGGCCGCCCGTCTGGTGGCGCCGGATGCGCCCGGGGCCTTGGTGGCAACGGCCGACTTCATCGAGGAGCTCGGTGCGAGCCGTGTCGTCCATGCCGATTTCGACGGGCTGCCCTTCGCCGTGGCGTTGACCGAGGCCGTGACCGTGAAGTCGGGTGATCCGATCGGCATCGCGATCGATCACAACGCGATCCACCTTTATGCCGCCGATACAGGCCGGATCATCGAAAACCCTGAGATGAGCGGGGCGGATACGGTTCACGCCTGA
- a CDS encoding SDR family NAD(P)-dependent oxidoreductase — protein MDLGLKGKTAVITGASVGIGLAIAEGLAAEGSNLVLAARGGERLEAEAARIAEKYGVGAAAIAADVATVAGTEAIIAAAAEKGGADILINNAGTGSNETVMEAPDEKWQSYWDLHVMAAVRLARGIAPQMKRRGGGVILHNASICAVQPLWYEPIYNVSKSALMMFSKTLSTELIPDNIRVNCVNAGLILTPDWIKTAKQLTAETGGNWEGYLQSVANEHAASKRFGTPEELANVFVFLSSERASYCIGSTYFVDGGMLKTI, from the coding sequence ATGGATCTGGGACTGAAGGGAAAGACCGCCGTCATAACAGGCGCCTCTGTCGGCATTGGCTTGGCGATCGCCGAGGGGCTGGCGGCCGAGGGCTCCAATCTCGTGCTGGCCGCCCGCGGCGGCGAACGGCTCGAGGCGGAAGCCGCCCGGATCGCCGAGAAGTACGGCGTCGGCGCCGCCGCTATTGCCGCTGATGTGGCGACGGTTGCGGGAACCGAGGCGATCATTGCCGCGGCGGCCGAAAAAGGCGGCGCCGATATCCTCATCAATAATGCCGGTACCGGCTCGAACGAGACGGTGATGGAGGCGCCCGACGAGAAGTGGCAGAGCTATTGGGACCTGCATGTGATGGCCGCCGTGCGGCTGGCGCGCGGCATCGCGCCGCAGATGAAGAGGCGCGGCGGCGGTGTCATCCTGCACAATGCCTCGATCTGCGCCGTCCAGCCGCTCTGGTACGAGCCGATCTACAATGTCAGCAAGTCGGCGCTGATGATGTTTTCGAAGACGCTTTCCACGGAGCTCATCCCGGACAATATCCGCGTCAACTGCGTCAATGCCGGCCTGATCCTGACGCCCGATTGGATCAAGACCGCCAAGCAGTTGACGGCCGAAACCGGCGGGAACTGGGAGGGCTATCTGCAGAGCGTCGCCAATGAGCACGCCGCCTCCAAACGGTTCGGGACGCCGGAAGAGTTGGCAAACGTCTTCGTCTTCCTGAGTTCGGAGCGCGCGAGCTATTGCATCGGTTCCACCTATTTCGTCGATGGCGGCATGCTGAAGACGATCTGA
- a CDS encoding extracellular solute-binding protein, whose translation MQSKLLGAVGALLATAFLAGPAAAAEKTKIDFWFGNSGDIAKRVQEQCDRFNQSQADYEVVCTSQGSYDASLQNTIAAFRAGKQPTIAQVSDAGTLDIMLSGAYYPANQLMTDMGYTVDWKDYFSGIANYYATSKGEMYSFPFNSSTALLYWNKDAFAKIGKDHAPATWQEAGEDFKALKDAGYACPLAFDISSNEVWQYVEQFEAVNGEAIATKKNGFEGLDAELTYNKNPLLVSYIKDLKSWYDNKLAFIKNKAVGQTFVEAFAAGDCQVILTSVGDHGNIGRTAKQGMNWGVAMLPTYGTATRHSSYVGGASLWVLKGHTDAEYKAAAAFFNFIAKPEEALTWSTVTGYIPVRNSGFEYLKKQGFYDKAPYAGRELAIQSLTASPADDTAPHGIRLGGLLQVRTELANGLQAIFVNNADVQASLDGAAERGNQLLRRFQQTYKNVQLP comes from the coding sequence ATGCAATCCAAGCTTCTCGGCGCCGTTGGCGCCCTTCTCGCCACAGCGTTTCTTGCCGGTCCCGCTGCCGCCGCCGAAAAGACCAAGATTGACTTCTGGTTCGGCAATTCCGGTGACATCGCAAAGCGTGTCCAGGAACAGTGCGATCGCTTCAATCAGTCGCAGGCCGATTACGAAGTCGTCTGCACCAGCCAGGGCAGCTACGACGCTTCCCTGCAGAACACGATCGCCGCCTTCCGCGCCGGCAAGCAGCCGACCATCGCGCAGGTCTCCGACGCCGGCACGCTCGATATCATGCTTTCCGGCGCCTACTACCCGGCCAATCAGCTGATGACCGACATGGGTTACACCGTCGACTGGAAAGATTATTTCTCCGGCATCGCAAACTATTATGCGACGTCGAAGGGCGAGATGTATTCCTTCCCCTTCAACTCCTCGACCGCACTGCTCTACTGGAACAAGGATGCCTTCGCCAAGATCGGCAAGGACCATGCTCCGGCCACCTGGCAGGAAGCCGGCGAAGATTTCAAGGCTCTGAAGGATGCCGGTTATGCCTGCCCGCTCGCCTTCGACATCTCCAGCAACGAAGTCTGGCAGTACGTCGAGCAGTTCGAAGCCGTCAACGGCGAAGCGATCGCAACGAAGAAGAACGGCTTTGAAGGCCTCGATGCCGAGCTGACCTACAACAAGAACCCGCTGCTGGTCAGCTACATCAAGGACCTCAAGTCCTGGTACGACAACAAACTTGCCTTCATCAAGAACAAGGCCGTCGGCCAGACCTTCGTCGAAGCCTTCGCCGCCGGCGATTGCCAGGTCATCCTCACCTCGGTCGGCGACCACGGCAATATCGGCCGCACCGCCAAGCAGGGCATGAACTGGGGCGTCGCCATGCTCCCGACCTATGGCACTGCGACCCGCCACAGCTCCTATGTCGGCGGCGCTTCGCTCTGGGTTTTGAAGGGGCATACCGACGCCGAATACAAGGCTGCCGCTGCCTTCTTCAACTTCATCGCCAAGCCGGAAGAAGCCCTCACCTGGTCGACCGTGACCGGCTATATCCCGGTTCGCAACTCCGGCTTCGAATATCTGAAGAAGCAGGGCTTCTACGACAAGGCACCGTACGCCGGCCGCGAACTCGCCATCCAGAGCCTGACCGCATCGCCCGCCGACGATACGGCGCCGCACGGCATCCGCCTCGGCGGTCTGCTGCAGGTTCGCACCGAGCTCGCCAACGGCCTGCAGGCTATCTTCGTCAACAATGCCGACGTCCAGGCTTCGCTCGACGGCGCTGCCGAACGCGGCAACCAGCTGCTGCGCCGCTTCCAGCAGACCTACAAGAACGTTCAGCTCCCCTGA
- a CDS encoding carbohydrate ABC transporter permease, producing MEKRVTFSSTTIGLLFAFPMLLLIFVFFYWPSAQALYWAFTLEQPWGGGNAWVGFDNFKQLLSDPIYWESITRSMIFGFSSTAIAMGMALILALLTDRELRGHKIYRSVFVWPYAIAAPALGLAFRFILAPEAGLLSVINHVWPGLWNPALDGKDAMIAVIIAFSWKYIGYNFIFFLSALQGIPRSLIEAAAMDGSGPLRRMWDLQLPLLTPTLFFLLVINITESFQDSFGIVDVMTQGGPARATELMVYKIYFDGFRGLDYSGAAAQSIILMALVVLLTIFQFRFIERRVHYK from the coding sequence ATGGAAAAGCGCGTCACTTTCTCCTCGACGACGATCGGACTGCTCTTCGCATTTCCGATGCTGCTGCTGATCTTCGTCTTCTTCTACTGGCCGAGTGCGCAGGCGCTCTATTGGGCGTTCACGCTCGAGCAGCCATGGGGCGGCGGCAATGCGTGGGTCGGTTTCGACAATTTCAAGCAGCTGCTCAGCGATCCGATCTATTGGGAGTCGATCACCCGCAGCATGATCTTCGGCTTCAGCTCGACCGCCATTGCCATGGGGATGGCGCTCATCCTGGCGCTGTTGACGGATCGTGAACTGCGCGGCCACAAAATCTACCGGTCGGTCTTCGTCTGGCCTTACGCGATTGCCGCGCCCGCCCTCGGACTCGCCTTCCGCTTCATTCTGGCGCCGGAGGCCGGCCTCCTGTCGGTCATCAACCATGTCTGGCCCGGCCTGTGGAACCCGGCGCTCGACGGCAAGGACGCGATGATTGCCGTCATCATCGCCTTTTCCTGGAAATATATCGGCTATAATTTCATCTTCTTCCTCTCGGCCCTTCAGGGGATTCCGCGCTCGCTGATCGAGGCGGCCGCCATGGACGGCTCCGGGCCGCTGCGCCGCATGTGGGATCTCCAGCTGCCGCTGCTGACGCCGACATTGTTTTTCCTACTCGTCATCAACATCACCGAAAGCTTCCAGGATTCCTTCGGCATCGTCGACGTCATGACCCAGGGCGGACCGGCGCGCGCGACTGAGCTCATGGTCTACAAGATCTATTTCGACGGTTTCAGGGGGCTCGATTATTCGGGCGCTGCCGCCCAGTCGATCATCCTGATGGCGCTCGTTGTTCTTCTCACCATCTTCCAGTTCCGCTTCATCGAGCGGCGCGTGCACTACAAGTGA